Proteins co-encoded in one Armatimonadota bacterium genomic window:
- a CDS encoding sialidase family protein, with the protein MTTVRVLVGTRKGAFVLTADADRRDWTVTGPLFGGWEVFHVEASPADPDRVYAALWTGWHGTVVQRSDDGGRTWSPVGNQFTYADGDAVHQGFAGEPQPWQFKRVWHLEPSAEDRDAVYAGVEDAALFRSADGGITWTELPALRTHPTAPAWAPGAGGLGLHSILLDPRHPGRLYVAISAAGVFRSDDGGQAWAVANRGLRAPYLATPEPEAGYCVHKIAMHPARPHTLFMQKHYGVYRSDDAGGSWTRISGNLPSDFGFPIAVHAHEPETIYVVPMTGDTEHFPPDGALRVWRSRRGDGVWEPLERGLPVRHCYVNVLREAMAVDRLDPCGIYMGTTGGQLYASRDAGNRWDAVVTHLPPVLSVEVQTLGPAP; encoded by the coding sequence GTGACGACAGTGCGAGTGCTCGTGGGCACACGGAAGGGCGCGTTCGTGCTGACCGCCGACGCGGACCGGCGTGACTGGACGGTGACCGGGCCGCTGTTTGGCGGGTGGGAGGTGTTCCACGTGGAGGCCTCGCCGGCCGATCCCGACCGCGTGTACGCGGCGTTGTGGACGGGGTGGCACGGGACGGTCGTCCAGCGCAGCGACGACGGCGGGCGCACCTGGTCGCCCGTGGGCAACCAGTTCACGTACGCCGACGGCGATGCGGTGCACCAGGGGTTTGCGGGTGAGCCCCAGCCCTGGCAGTTCAAGCGGGTCTGGCACCTGGAGCCCTCGGCAGAGGACCGGGACGCGGTCTACGCCGGCGTGGAAGACGCGGCGCTGTTCCGGTCGGCTGACGGCGGCATCACCTGGACGGAGCTGCCGGCGCTGCGCACGCATCCCACGGCCCCGGCCTGGGCGCCGGGGGCCGGTGGCCTGGGGCTGCACTCCATCCTGCTGGACCCCAGGCACCCCGGACGGCTGTACGTGGCCATCTCCGCCGCAGGCGTCTTCCGCTCCGACGACGGCGGCCAGGCGTGGGCGGTCGCCAACCGCGGCCTGCGCGCGCCCTACCTGGCCACGCCCGAGCCCGAAGCCGGGTACTGCGTGCACAAGATCGCCATGCACCCGGCGCGGCCACACACGCTGTTCATGCAGAAGCACTACGGCGTCTACCGCAGCGACGACGCCGGCGGCTCGTGGACCAGGATCAGCGGCAACCTGCCGTCGGACTTCGGCTTCCCCATCGCGGTGCACGCCCACGAGCCGGAGACGATCTACGTGGTCCCGATGACCGGCGACACCGAGCACTTTCCGCCCGACGGCGCCCTGCGGGTGTGGCGCAGCCGGCGGGGCGACGGGGTGTGGGAGCCGCTGGAGAGGGGGCTACCCGTGCGGCACTGCTACGTGAACGTGCTGCGGGAGGCGATGGCGGTCGATCGGCTCGACCCGTGCGGCATCTACATGGGGACCACCGGCGGGCAGCTCTACGCGTCACGGGACGCCGGGAATCGGTGGGATGCGGTCGTCACACACCTGCCTCCGGTGCTGTCCGTGGAGGTGCAGACCCTCGGTCCGGCGCCATGA